A portion of the Candidatus Pristimantibacillus lignocellulolyticus genome contains these proteins:
- a CDS encoding LytTR family DNA-binding domain-containing protein, whose translation MKVIICEDELEQRQQIHATIINYAMFSEPSIEVVLSASGPNEVLTYLKDYQADCFFLDIELNSALTGIDLAAEIRKKDPLANIIFVTTHAEKLKLTFTYKLAALDFIVKDQYAKFTEQVKESLQVAFNKYVQIGQVVDTDFFQIKIGEKIKNIPYNNIYYFETSVQQHKIELHEKNGRYEFYGRIKEIEEINGPFFRCHKSYIVNINHIKEVDKRSKLLTMSNGALCPVSFRLMKELLEKVEL comes from the coding sequence ATGAAGGTTATCATATGTGAAGATGAATTGGAACAACGCCAACAAATACATGCAACGATTATTAATTATGCGATGTTCAGTGAACCTTCTATTGAAGTTGTATTAAGTGCATCAGGACCCAATGAAGTATTAACCTATCTAAAGGATTATCAAGCAGATTGTTTCTTTCTTGATATAGAATTAAATTCCGCACTTACAGGCATTGATCTAGCTGCGGAGATTAGAAAAAAAGACCCATTGGCTAATATTATATTTGTGACGACACACGCAGAGAAATTAAAACTGACATTTACGTATAAATTAGCGGCTTTAGATTTTATTGTTAAGGATCAATATGCGAAGTTTACGGAACAAGTTAAAGAATCGTTACAGGTAGCCTTTAATAAATATGTACAAATTGGTCAAGTAGTAGATACAGATTTCTTCCAAATTAAAATTGGGGAAAAGATAAAAAACATTCCATACAATAATATTTACTATTTCGAAACCTCCGTACAACAACATAAGATAGAGCTTCATGAAAAGAATGGAAGATACGAATTTTACGGTAGAATTAAAGAGATTGAAGAAATTAATGGACCATTCTTTCGTTGTCATAAAAGTTATATTGTTAATATCAATCATATAAAAGAAGTAGATAAGCGGTCGAAGCTATTAACGATGAGCAATGGGGCACTTTGTCCAGTATCATTCCGCTTAATGAAAGAGTTGCTAGAGAAGGTTGAGCTTTAA
- a CDS encoding GHKL domain-containing protein, translated as MRQLEMLAHGVLELSFIFGGFFYTVNIKPTLKMIALYILISVVPTILLLIWFPQWLFITYLLISTVVIFCFITKTILSAMNFCVIVVGGIVADHFSMLLKNYLIDSVGETSIVIELVLFCFIYAVLIHIYKVTIQKDNKSLEFPWFVQYSLLIIMIVTLFVVYLTMFLQTSNDEFQLVKINLLVQLSYFVSMIILFTLLLNYFKKRNSIRQKEIEFEQFLYYMKELEQVNQDMHKFRHDYVNILLTMRGFLDDNNMTGLKSYFHDHIIKVEQQTLHHNLMFIQLKNIKISELKGLIATKLIAAEKSKVLVNVEVPDEITKIDMDIIDLARIIGILLDNAIEGSEDIQFAKINVAILLTIEGNVVIVIENRTNLIDVNVSRLFDENVSTKGSQRGLGLSTVRSIISNYPNTVINTSIDNEWFIQEVVVETRRVS; from the coding sequence ATGAGACAGTTAGAAATGCTAGCACATGGCGTGTTGGAGTTGAGTTTTATATTTGGTGGTTTTTTTTACACAGTGAATATAAAACCGACACTGAAGATGATTGCTTTATACATATTAATATCCGTTGTTCCGACCATATTGTTATTAATATGGTTTCCACAATGGTTGTTCATTACCTATCTTCTTATTTCTACTGTTGTTATTTTTTGCTTCATTACAAAGACCATACTTAGTGCAATGAATTTTTGCGTCATAGTGGTCGGTGGAATAGTCGCCGACCACTTTTCGATGTTGTTAAAAAACTATCTCATTGATAGTGTTGGGGAGACTTCTATAGTTATTGAACTAGTGTTGTTTTGTTTTATTTATGCCGTGCTTATACATATCTACAAAGTGACCATTCAAAAAGATAATAAATCGTTGGAGTTTCCTTGGTTTGTTCAATATTCTTTATTAATAATTATGATTGTCACGTTGTTCGTTGTATATTTAACGATGTTTTTACAAACAAGCAACGATGAATTTCAACTAGTTAAGATCAATCTACTTGTACAATTAAGTTATTTCGTTTCCATGATCATTTTATTTACTCTACTTCTTAACTACTTTAAGAAGCGGAATAGTATACGACAAAAAGAAATAGAGTTTGAACAATTTCTTTATTATATGAAAGAACTTGAGCAGGTGAATCAAGATATGCACAAATTCAGACATGATTACGTCAATATATTACTTACGATGCGTGGATTTCTTGATGATAATAATATGACTGGGCTAAAAAGTTACTTTCACGATCACATTATTAAAGTAGAGCAACAAACATTGCATCATAACTTAATGTTTATTCAACTAAAAAATATTAAAATATCTGAATTAAAAGGTTTGATTGCTACCAAACTCATTGCAGCAGAGAAGTCTAAAGTACTTGTTAATGTAGAGGTGCCGGATGAAATTACAAAAATTGATATGGATATTATCGATTTAGCCCGCATCATTGGAATATTATTGGATAATGCAATTGAAGGCAGTGAAGATATCCAATTCGCAAAAATTAATGTGGCTATATTGCTTACAATAGAAGGTAATGTTGTTATTGTTATTGAGAATCGAACCAATCTTATTGACGTTAATGTATCGAGATTATTTGATGAAAATGTATCGACAAAAGGCAGTCAGCGGGGGCTAGGATTATCAACGGTACGAAGTATAATTAGTAACTACCCGAATACTGTCATAAATACCTCTATTGATAATGAATGGTTTATTCAAGAGGTAGTTGTAGAGACAAGGAGGGTAAGTTAG
- a CDS encoding accessory gene regulator B family protein, producing the protein MESVANYLFDRLVRENHTSLERSKLNYGIRIMLTNLTTIVSVYVIAILLGCLLETMIANVAFFIIRQVALGYHFKTLFECIGYSIIGFPLVSKLITYVTVADWIVYTVFALTAIMVAIIAPIGTVKQAVYNEKHRLYLRKRIWIRLGVLLLAVILVPTVLKPFIALGLVLEAAVLIVQKIIVGRC; encoded by the coding sequence ATGGAAAGTGTTGCTAATTATTTGTTCGATCGATTAGTTCGAGAGAACCACACATCATTAGAACGATCCAAGTTGAATTATGGAATTCGTATTATGCTTACAAACCTTACCACTATAGTATCCGTCTACGTGATTGCTATTTTGCTAGGATGTTTGCTAGAAACGATGATTGCTAATGTAGCTTTTTTTATCATCAGACAGGTTGCCTTAGGGTATCACTTTAAGACGCTGTTCGAGTGTATTGGCTACAGTATTATCGGATTTCCACTTGTCAGTAAGTTAATCACATATGTAACTGTGGCAGATTGGATTGTTTACACCGTATTTGCTCTAACAGCTATAATGGTTGCTATAATTGCGCCTATCGGGACAGTAAAACAAGCTGTCTATAATGAGAAACATCGATTATATTTACGTAAGAGAATTTGGATACGCTTAGGTGTGCTGTTATTAGCAGTAATACTTGTTCCAACCGTTCTCAAACCTTTTATTGCTTTAGGATTAGTACTTGAAGCAGCTGTACTAATCGTTCAAAAAATTATAGTAGGGAGATGTTAG
- a CDS encoding DHA2 family efflux MFS transporter permease subunit yields METKFKGLTIKQFNWLFGALLLSIFLTQLDQTIVSTALPTIATQLEGFSGMSWVFTIYMLTSTAMMPIAGKLSDLYGRKKLLIMGLVVFVMGSVLCGFADSMLQLIIFRGIKGLGAGFLMPITFTIVFTLMPKNKNSIYQTLYMSIFALSSVVGPTIGAIITSVFDWRYIFFINLPIGVIILIAFMMLLPKESLNKKSDASIGFIGPMLLIVGTLSLLLALKLGGVQYRWVSIEMIGMFIVGIGAATWFVVNQLKAKEPVIPFQLFRDKVIASTYITTFVQGIIMFGALVYIPLFVQGSLGGNVAYTGGTLTPLMLCVMFGATLCGMLIQRFTWRFNMALAMLLCAVGLLIIIMLPSNVHFLVVCFIMVLLGLGIGMMMMVGQSAVSMSVDESIRGAATSSVSFFRSIGGVLGTAIITALINSKISSLMSQHTNELSHLSNDLGVVTDPLAVLQSNSNLPADQLELLRQLLGDAVQYGFWFLLVSAMIGFIAAFWAGSARQSIDEPEKAGSLIDPASIH; encoded by the coding sequence ATGGAAACGAAGTTCAAGGGGTTAACAATAAAACAGTTTAATTGGTTATTTGGAGCATTACTGTTGAGCATATTCTTAACACAACTAGATCAAACGATTGTATCTACTGCATTACCAACGATTGCTACGCAATTAGAAGGATTCTCTGGAATGTCATGGGTGTTCACGATTTACATGTTAACTTCTACAGCAATGATGCCGATTGCAGGGAAATTGTCTGATCTATATGGTCGTAAAAAGTTATTAATCATGGGATTAGTGGTTTTTGTAATGGGATCAGTATTATGTGGTTTTGCAGATTCTATGCTACAACTCATTATTTTTCGTGGTATCAAAGGGTTAGGTGCAGGATTTTTAATGCCGATAACTTTTACCATCGTATTTACACTAATGCCGAAAAATAAAAATAGTATTTATCAGACACTATATATGAGTATATTTGCGCTTTCATCAGTTGTAGGTCCTACAATTGGTGCGATTATCACTTCAGTATTTGATTGGAGATACATTTTCTTTATTAATCTCCCAATTGGAGTCATTATCCTCATCGCTTTTATGATGTTATTGCCGAAAGAATCACTCAATAAAAAGTCAGATGCATCGATAGGTTTTATTGGTCCTATGCTATTAATTGTTGGGACACTCTCTCTATTATTAGCTCTTAAACTTGGTGGAGTACAATATCGCTGGGTTTCTATTGAAATGATAGGTATGTTTATTGTAGGAATAGGTGCTGCAACATGGTTTGTGGTCAATCAACTCAAAGCAAAAGAACCTGTTATTCCGTTCCAGCTATTTCGGGATAAAGTAATTGCTAGCACTTATATTACGACATTTGTTCAAGGTATAATAATGTTTGGTGCACTAGTATATATTCCGTTGTTTGTTCAAGGTAGCTTGGGTGGAAATGTAGCCTATACAGGTGGTACACTTACGCCGCTTATGTTATGTGTTATGTTTGGAGCAACGTTATGTGGTATGTTGATTCAACGTTTTACTTGGCGCTTTAATATGGCACTAGCAATGTTATTATGTGCGGTAGGACTATTGATCATTATTATGTTACCAAGTAATGTTCATTTCCTCGTCGTATGCTTCATCATGGTGCTATTAGGTCTTGGGATCGGAATGATGATGATGGTTGGTCAATCAGCAGTTAGTATGAGTGTGGACGAATCGATTCGAGGCGCCGCAACCTCTTCTGTAAGTTTTTTCCGGTCTATCGGTGGAGTGCTTGGTACAGCGATAATAACTGCACTAATTAACTCCAAAATATCATCATTAATGAGCCAGCACACTAACGAATTATCACATTTATCGAATGATCTAGGTGTCGTGACTGATCCGCTTGCAGTATTGCAATCAAATAGTAACTTACCTGCCGATCAACTAGAATTATTACGCCAGTTATTGGGTGATGCTGTCCAATATGGTTTCTGGTTTTTACTCGTTTCCGCAATGATAGGATTTATTGCAGCCTTTTGGGCTGGTTCGGCTAGGCAAAGTATAGACGAGCCAGAAAAGGCTGGTTCTTTAATCGATCCTGCTTCGATTCATTAA
- a CDS encoding TetR/AcrR family transcriptional regulator — protein sequence MTQTTKADEQKINMQEKILNSAEDLFANSSYSATRISDIAIKAGVNQALVHYYFSTKEKLYEAVLERLFRQWETLLEKQSWENIDPELVLRQYIQTHFEIKCKVPNLYKIFHKETLDGGKLFDQYASSQWVQDFHDKSEMFRGWKQAGIINPHANEQVILFCLWGMMNQFYYRDDESLTMITGHSGSKEQLQEEIVDQMVKLAQHGLLVSGQTKGTTNAERVRQIQVLYAPSHHDESSESDDDLTLILDAINNWRSCSVQLYRSFEQWQQHQQSNDLLFVVTSTKYGEISNELMKWLDYIQYYSSLIADRYVAIWTSKERLVSDALQRNLEDGVNRLGGFVISRVTNHTIHGYLNRCAKMSGI from the coding sequence ATGACACAAACGACAAAGGCAGATGAACAGAAAATCAATATGCAGGAAAAAATTCTGAACTCAGCAGAAGATCTTTTTGCTAACAGCAGTTATTCTGCTACTCGCATAAGTGATATTGCTATAAAGGCTGGTGTGAATCAGGCGCTTGTTCATTACTATTTCAGTACAAAAGAAAAGCTATATGAAGCTGTTCTTGAAAGATTGTTTCGTCAATGGGAAACCTTACTAGAAAAGCAATCATGGGAAAATATTGATCCAGAATTAGTACTTAGACAATATATCCAAACCCATTTTGAGATTAAATGTAAAGTTCCGAATTTATACAAAATATTTCATAAGGAAACGTTAGATGGTGGGAAGTTATTCGATCAGTATGCATCTTCGCAATGGGTGCAAGATTTTCATGATAAGAGTGAAATGTTCAGAGGCTGGAAACAAGCTGGCATCATTAATCCACATGCCAACGAGCAAGTCATACTGTTTTGTTTATGGGGAATGATGAACCAGTTCTATTATCGAGATGATGAATCATTAACGATGATTACTGGTCACTCGGGTTCGAAAGAGCAGTTACAAGAGGAGATTGTCGATCAAATGGTTAAATTAGCTCAGCATGGTTTACTCGTCAGTGGACAAACAAAGGGAACGACAAACGCTGAAAGAGTACGCCAAATACAAGTGTTATATGCTCCTTCACATCATGATGAAAGTAGTGAAAGTGATGATGATTTAACCTTGATTCTCGATGCGATTAACAATTGGCGTTCATGCTCGGTTCAATTGTACCGAAGTTTTGAACAATGGCAGCAGCATCAACAAAGTAATGATTTGTTATTTGTTGTTACTTCTACTAAATATGGTGAGATATCTAATGAGTTGATGAAGTGGTTAGATTATATCCAATATTATTCCTCGTTAATTGCTGATCGTTACGTAGCGATTTGGACTAGCAAAGAAAGATTAGTATCAGATGCATTGCAGAGGAATCTTGAAGATGGCGTTAATCGATTAGGAGGATTTGTTATTTCAAGAGTAACTAATCACACGATACATGGATATTTGAATCGTTGCGCCAAAATGTCGGGAATATAG
- a CDS encoding NAD(P)H-dependent oxidoreductase, with protein MHMTTIVGNPKARSKTYTFAFEASQAITQYVEQLTDEEITHHVIDLADYGVGLVQWDQEVINTLIEQINASTYIVIASPTYKATYTGLLKLMLDLLPMNALQGKLVFPLMVGAGYQHHLAVELHMKPVLAELGAITTSRGLYMLDSQLDECQPIMVDWVEQNSFVVKSLL; from the coding sequence ATGCATATGACTACAATTGTTGGTAATCCCAAGGCACGCTCCAAAACGTATACTTTTGCTTTCGAAGCATCGCAAGCGATTACACAATACGTGGAACAATTAACAGATGAAGAAATTACTCATCATGTCATTGACTTAGCTGATTATGGTGTTGGTTTAGTACAGTGGGATCAAGAAGTTATTAACACGCTAATTGAGCAAATAAATGCTTCGACATACATTGTTATTGCTAGCCCTACTTATAAGGCTACTTATACAGGTCTACTAAAGCTGATGCTGGATTTATTACCTATGAATGCATTGCAAGGTAAACTTGTGTTTCCGCTTATGGTAGGTGCGGGTTATCAACATCATTTAGCAGTTGAACTTCATATGAAGCCAGTACTTGCAGAACTAGGTGCGATAACAACTAGTCGCGGATTGTATATGTTAGATTCACAATTAGATGAATGCCAACCTATTATGGTTGATTGGGTAGAACAAAATAGCTTTGTCGTGAAATCATTACTGTAA
- a CDS encoding flavin reductase family protein has protein sequence MDPIVWRNTMGQFASGVTIITTIDNEGNPLGMTANAFTSLSLDPPMVLICVDNNSTTLTHLTESGKYCVNILAASQEQVSRQFAKKGSSEKFEGIAYYSGDIGVPVLEGTLTSVECEVTAIVDGGDHKILLGKGVKIHQAVGETEPLIFYRGKYNKLEKLEVQA, from the coding sequence ATGGATCCAATCGTATGGCGAAATACTATGGGGCAATTTGCATCTGGTGTAACCATTATTACTACAATTGACAATGAGGGTAATCCATTAGGAATGACTGCAAATGCCTTTACATCATTATCGCTTGATCCGCCAATGGTACTTATTTGTGTAGATAATAATAGTACGACTTTGACGCATCTTACTGAATCAGGGAAATATTGTGTCAATATTTTAGCTGCATCTCAAGAACAAGTATCTCGTCAATTTGCAAAAAAAGGCAGTTCTGAGAAATTTGAAGGTATTGCATATTACAGTGGAGATATTGGAGTGCCAGTGCTTGAAGGAACGTTAACAAGTGTTGAATGTGAAGTGACCGCGATCGTTGATGGTGGAGATCATAAAATTCTTCTTGGAAAAGGTGTTAAGATACACCAAGCCGTGGGAGAAACTGAGCCGCTTATTTTCTATAGGGGCAAATATAATAAGCTTGAGAAATTAGAGGTGCAAGCATAA
- a CDS encoding cysteine hydrolase — MSWKLKDQSALLIVDVQQDFCGPEGKMAQYGIDLSTIDPAVDQIERLIKVAHEQEVPILFIRLITDPVTDSRAMKSWYAKKGLDPEDSVAICRRGTFGAEDYRIAPSSADYIVEKQKYSAFVGTNIELLLQQLNVEHLIVTGVTTECCVDSTVRDAFMKDYEVYVVADACAAYEQDVHLMSINILDMNFATILSTEQLLSYWEGE; from the coding sequence ATGAGTTGGAAGCTAAAGGATCAATCGGCGTTGTTAATTGTAGATGTTCAACAAGATTTTTGTGGACCAGAAGGGAAGATGGCGCAATATGGGATTGATTTATCTACTATTGATCCAGCCGTTGATCAGATTGAGCGACTAATTAAAGTTGCTCATGAGCAAGAGGTTCCAATCTTATTCATTCGCCTTATCACTGATCCGGTAACAGACTCGCGTGCCATGAAATCATGGTACGCGAAAAAGGGACTTGATCCTGAAGATTCAGTTGCGATCTGTAGACGGGGAACCTTCGGAGCAGAAGACTATCGTATAGCTCCATCGTCAGCAGATTACATTGTAGAAAAACAGAAGTATAGTGCATTTGTAGGTACTAACATTGAACTATTGTTACAACAATTGAATGTAGAACATCTTATCGTTACTGGCGTTACAACAGAATGTTGTGTGGATTCAACGGTAAGAGATGCATTTATGAAAGATTATGAAGTTTATGTAGTAGCCGATGCTTGTGCAGCGTATGAGCAAGATGTGCATCTAATGTCAATTAACATATTAGATATGAATTTTGCGACGATATTATCAACGGAACAATTACTCTCTTATTGGGAGGGAGAATGA
- a CDS encoding LLM class flavin-dependent oxidoreductase, which translates to MTTIDYNKVDFGVFLPITNGGWIISENTPKLDGGYEINKKAALIAEELGLDFIMSMAKWKGYGGSTNHWGTSLESMTMMAGLAEATSRVKIYATVHTLLYNPAVAAKMYATLDQISGGRVGMNVVSGSFAGEFQQMGMWPEHLGHSERYDLAKEWMQVVKRLWNEDSVTHHGQYFNIEECESLPKPIQRPRPEIICAGQSEKGMGFTIDEGDACFIGGRDLEELASVSKRAKEMAAERNKTIKTYAMFTIIPGETDAHAEERMKLYQEGADEGAIKGMLRSYGLDPDGRENSMVARAKSAFMTETISGSVETITNRIEEIIEATNIDGMMLTFPDYVEDLKTFGSDILPQLRGTMVTQ; encoded by the coding sequence ATGACGACAATCGATTATAACAAAGTGGATTTTGGTGTGTTTCTACCAATTACAAATGGAGGATGGATTATTTCAGAGAATACTCCCAAGCTAGATGGTGGTTATGAAATTAATAAAAAAGCAGCATTAATCGCTGAGGAACTTGGACTAGATTTCATAATGTCGATGGCGAAATGGAAAGGATATGGTGGTTCGACGAATCATTGGGGAACTTCATTAGAGTCTATGACGATGATGGCTGGTCTTGCGGAAGCGACATCGCGTGTAAAAATTTACGCGACTGTTCATACATTATTATATAACCCTGCAGTAGCGGCAAAAATGTACGCTACGCTTGATCAGATTAGTGGTGGTCGTGTTGGGATGAATGTAGTGTCTGGTTCATTTGCAGGTGAATTTCAGCAAATGGGAATGTGGCCAGAACATCTAGGTCATAGTGAGCGCTATGATCTTGCCAAGGAATGGATGCAAGTAGTCAAACGTCTTTGGAATGAAGATAGTGTCACTCATCACGGACAATACTTTAATATCGAGGAATGTGAGTCATTACCTAAGCCGATTCAAAGACCAAGACCAGAAATCATCTGTGCAGGTCAATCTGAGAAAGGTATGGGCTTCACTATTGATGAAGGTGACGCTTGCTTTATCGGCGGACGTGATCTAGAGGAACTAGCATCAGTAAGTAAACGCGCCAAAGAAATGGCAGCAGAACGTAACAAAACAATTAAAACGTATGCGATGTTTACCATTATTCCTGGTGAAACGGATGCTCATGCTGAAGAACGAATGAAGCTTTATCAAGAAGGCGCAGATGAAGGCGCGATTAAAGGAATGCTTCGTAGTTATGGTCTTGATCCAGATGGTCGTGAAAACTCAATGGTTGCACGTGCTAAGAGCGCATTTATGACAGAAACTATCTCTGGTAGTGTAGAAACGATTACAAATCGTATTGAAGAAATTATTGAAGCAACAAATATAGATGGAATGATGCTTACATTCCCTGATTATGTAGAGGATTTGAAAACATTTGGATCAGATATTTTGCCACAACTAAGAGGAACGATGGTTACACAATAA
- a CDS encoding ABC transporter substrate-binding protein — MERKTKLFKMLMVMMVCSVLLVLSACGKANEAPITTTTPEPTAVVEGSEVEEGAMDWAARKAVNEAVGEITYITGYYYAASPPDIQVVMASELGYFEEMGLNVKIIPGLDAEGMKFLAAGQAQIASAGTPSLVIQSAVNGADIKGIATFGASGTSAIMVMKDSGITEPKDLVGKTIGYHGALPANIVAMFNQSNVDVTSVKGVSVGYDPTVLSTGKVDALTVYKSNEPFLMEQMGVEVSLIDPGQFGAETSFGVLAVNNTFATDNPTVIEDFLRAVSKAHDYAAENPDASVEALSNLSGSVYDVATETNRWSVELDIVNSSRIAGHGVAWQTNEQWEREIDILFGASVIREKIAVDKVMNNAYIDAIYEGEKLIWPE; from the coding sequence ATGGAGAGAAAGACAAAGCTTTTTAAGATGTTAATGGTAATGATGGTTTGTAGCGTGTTGTTGGTACTGTCAGCATGTGGAAAGGCAAATGAAGCACCGATAACGACAACGACACCTGAACCAACAGCAGTCGTCGAAGGAAGCGAAGTGGAAGAAGGCGCTATGGATTGGGCGGCTAGAAAAGCAGTGAATGAAGCAGTTGGTGAAATTACTTATATTACAGGATACTACTATGCAGCATCGCCCCCAGATATCCAAGTCGTAATGGCTTCTGAACTAGGGTACTTTGAAGAAATGGGACTTAACGTGAAGATTATTCCAGGATTAGATGCAGAAGGAATGAAATTTCTAGCCGCAGGACAAGCACAGATTGCCTCAGCAGGTACGCCTAGTCTTGTTATTCAGTCAGCGGTGAATGGTGCAGACATTAAAGGTATTGCAACTTTTGGCGCATCTGGCACAAGTGCGATTATGGTTATGAAAGATTCAGGCATTACGGAGCCGAAGGATCTTGTAGGCAAAACAATCGGATATCACGGGGCGTTGCCGGCAAATATTGTAGCGATGTTCAATCAATCTAATGTCGATGTAACGTCGGTTAAAGGAGTATCGGTAGGATACGATCCAACTGTTCTAAGTACGGGGAAAGTAGATGCTTTAACAGTTTACAAATCCAATGAACCTTTTTTAATGGAACAAATGGGCGTTGAAGTATCGTTAATTGATCCAGGTCAATTTGGAGCTGAAACATCGTTTGGTGTACTTGCTGTGAACAATACGTTTGCAACTGATAATCCTACTGTGATAGAAGATTTTTTAAGAGCAGTATCCAAAGCGCATGACTATGCAGCAGAAAATCCGGATGCGTCAGTAGAGGCATTGTCAAATCTCTCTGGTTCTGTTTACGATGTTGCGACTGAAACAAATCGTTGGTCTGTTGAACTTGATATCGTTAATAGTTCTCGCATTGCAGGGCATGGTGTAGCATGGCAAACTAACGAACAATGGGAACGTGAGATTGACATTCTGTTTGGGGCAAGTGTTATTCGTGAAAAAATAGCAGTAGATAAAGTTATGAACAACGCATATATCGATGCAATTTATGAAGGTGAAAAACTAATTTGGCCGGAATAA
- a CDS encoding ABC transporter permease, with protein MRSAVREATIMVRPNIEHKSKEFSLLTKAKLKFSESTYLPPTFAFVTLFLLWELAVRLFNINPVTLPAPSAVIIEFFSSISFYLPHAWVTLYEALAGFFLGLTVAIIAGIFMAHSPLLERMLLPIAVLANVTPIMAIAPLFILWFGFDALPKILIASIITFFPMLLNSIVGFRSIDENHLEYMKSLHANKREIFFKLRLPNSLPYLFSAARTCVSLSVMGAVVGEWSGSTEGLGNIIMMSSNYMQTERMFAAICMLAIMGICLTNIVRFIERKALSWHVSSENRS; from the coding sequence GTGAGAAGCGCAGTTAGAGAAGCAACGATTATGGTAAGACCGAATATTGAACATAAAAGTAAAGAGTTTTCATTGCTTACAAAAGCAAAGTTAAAGTTTTCGGAGTCCACCTACTTACCACCAACTTTTGCATTCGTAACATTATTTTTATTGTGGGAACTTGCAGTAAGGTTATTCAACATTAATCCTGTAACTTTACCTGCACCATCAGCAGTTATCATCGAATTTTTCTCTTCTATCTCATTTTATTTACCACATGCATGGGTAACTTTATATGAAGCATTAGCTGGTTTCTTTCTAGGTTTAACGGTAGCGATTATAGCCGGAATTTTTATGGCTCATTCTCCGCTACTAGAAAGAATGTTATTACCAATAGCGGTATTAGCTAATGTAACACCGATTATGGCGATCGCTCCACTATTTATACTTTGGTTTGGTTTTGATGCCTTACCTAAAATATTAATTGCATCAATTATTACGTTTTTCCCAATGTTATTGAACTCCATTGTAGGATTCAGATCAATAGACGAAAATCATCTAGAGTATATGAAATCGCTACATGCCAATAAACGCGAAATCTTCTTTAAACTAAGGTTACCTAATAGTCTTCCTTATCTATTCTCAGCAGCAAGAACTTGTGTAAGTTTGAGTGTAATGGGTGCAGTAGTAGGCGAATGGAGTGGTTCTACTGAAGGATTAGGTAACATTATTATGATGTCTAGTAACTATATGCAAACAGAGCGAATGTTTGCGGCGATCTGCATGTTAGCTATTATGGGTATTTGTCTTACGAATATTGTTCGCTTTATTGAACGAAAAGCACTATCTTGGCATGTATCAAGTGAAAATCGTTCTTAG